Proteins found in one Methylobacterium sp. CB376 genomic segment:
- a CDS encoding glycosyltransferase family 2 protein, with amino-acid sequence MSVNSSSCNCHTLVTVVIPAYNAEKTIDATLVSVRSQSHRDLEILVVDDGSTDRTTAIVARHAALDARIRLIRQANGGVARARNEGIAQARGAFVAPVDADDLCSPDRIAKQLVAIEAAGADAALAYTWSAQIDERGIIIVADWKPAHEGRVYEALCTMNFIGNGSATLMRTAAVREVGGYDASLRDRGAQGCEDWALYLAISRKYNFALVPEFLTGYRQASDNMSSNHRRMYKSFLLVARDHLRRDAGSAALLREANVNVLSWLLSLALRDRKFLTAAEFAFSLLMRSPIAVVRSFRHYRVVYGGFKGHGRNKDRKLPTSPLIGQFFKVGAADTCSIEPGS; translated from the coding sequence ATGAGCGTGAATTCAAGTTCGTGTAACTGCCACACTTTGGTCACCGTGGTTATTCCAGCGTACAACGCCGAGAAGACGATCGACGCTACATTGGTGAGTGTCAGGTCACAGAGCCATCGTGATTTGGAGATCCTGGTCGTTGATGACGGCTCGACGGATCGCACGACCGCGATCGTGGCGCGTCACGCGGCGCTCGACGCACGGATACGGTTGATCAGGCAGGCGAACGGAGGGGTTGCGCGGGCGCGGAACGAGGGGATCGCGCAGGCCCGGGGCGCCTTCGTCGCTCCCGTCGACGCGGACGATCTCTGTTCGCCGGACCGCATCGCGAAGCAGCTGGTCGCGATCGAGGCGGCCGGCGCCGATGCGGCGCTCGCCTATACGTGGTCGGCCCAGATCGACGAGCGGGGCATCATCATCGTCGCCGACTGGAAACCAGCTCACGAGGGAAGGGTCTACGAGGCGCTGTGCACGATGAATTTCATCGGCAACGGAAGCGCCACCCTGATGCGGACCGCCGCCGTTCGTGAGGTGGGGGGCTACGACGCGAGCTTGCGAGACCGAGGTGCCCAAGGATGCGAGGATTGGGCCCTCTACCTGGCAATCTCCAGAAAGTACAACTTCGCGCTGGTTCCCGAGTTTCTGACCGGATACAGGCAAGCCTCCGACAACATGTCAAGCAATCACAGGAGGATGTACAAATCGTTCCTCCTTGTCGCCCGGGACCACCTCAGACGTGATGCTGGTTCCGCGGCGCTCCTGAGGGAAGCAAACGTTAATGTTCTTTCCTGGCTGCTATCTCTTGCCCTACGAGACAGAAAGTTCTTGACGGCCGCGGAGTTTGCTTTTTCTCTCCTGATGAGATCCCCGATCGCGGTTGTGCGATCTTTCAGACATTATAGGGTGGTTTACGGAGGATTTAAGGGTCACGGTCGAAACAAAGATCGAAAACTCCCCACGAGCCCTCTCATCGGTCAATTCTTCAAGGTGGGCGCAGCGGATACCTGCTCGATCGAGCCGGGCAGCTGA
- a CDS encoding polysaccharide deacetylase family protein, with amino-acid sequence MRGVGFLKRQLRRAWPFGSGPRPVILMYHRVAELDSDPWQLAVSPRHFEAHLEHLRRSRTPMDLAAFVAALTAGTLPRDAVALTFDDGYVDNLRQAEPRLAAAGIPATLFLTTAAIGRPEPFWWDELAHLILDRSAPADLSVGIADGRYRLQFGEPDRLDRDRRRWRAWESPRTAREAAYQALWRVIRDASRPEREGAMATLRRALGGAGAACEEERAMTPDEVRGMARRGVLTIGGHTLSHPALPTLTPAEQRWEIAEGKRAAEEMSGQRVDGFAYPYGAMDASAQAAVAACGFAWACSTVATAVEPADFQRYALPRIAAPNAGKAVLARALGDG; translated from the coding sequence GTGAGGGGCGTGGGCTTCCTCAAGCGCCAGCTGCGCAGGGCCTGGCCGTTCGGCTCGGGACCGCGTCCGGTGATCCTCATGTATCACCGGGTCGCCGAGCTCGACTCCGATCCCTGGCAACTCGCGGTCTCCCCGCGCCATTTCGAGGCGCATCTGGAGCATCTCCGGCGCTCCCGGACCCCCATGGACCTCGCCGCCTTCGTCGCCGCGCTCACCGCCGGCACCCTCCCGCGCGACGCGGTGGCGCTCACCTTCGACGACGGCTACGTCGACAACCTGCGCCAGGCCGAGCCCAGGCTCGCGGCGGCCGGGATCCCGGCGACCCTCTTCCTGACGACCGCCGCGATCGGGCGTCCCGAGCCGTTCTGGTGGGACGAGCTCGCCCACCTGATCCTCGACCGCTCCGCCCCGGCCGACCTCTCGGTCGGGATCGCGGACGGGCGATACCGCCTGCAATTCGGCGAACCCGACCGGCTCGACCGCGACCGGCGGAGGTGGCGCGCGTGGGAGAGTCCCCGGACGGCGCGGGAGGCGGCCTACCAGGCCCTCTGGCGCGTGATCCGCGACGCCTCGCGTCCCGAGCGCGAGGGCGCGATGGCGACGCTGCGACGGGCTCTGGGGGGAGCGGGGGCGGCCTGCGAGGAGGAGAGGGCGATGACGCCGGACGAGGTCCGCGGGATGGCGCGGCGCGGCGTCCTCACCATCGGAGGCCACACGCTCAGTCACCCGGCGCTGCCGACGCTCACGCCCGCCGAGCAGCGATGGGAAATCGCGGAGGGCAAGCGCGCCGCGGAGGAGATGAGCGGGCAGCGCGTCGACGGCTTCGCCTACCCGTACGGCGCGATGGACGCCTCCGCTCAGGCCGCCGTGGCCGCGTGCGGCTTCGCGTGGGCATGCTCGACCGTCGCGACGGCGGTGGAGCCCGCAGACTTTCAGCGCTACGCCCTGCCCAGGATCGCCGCACCGAATGCCGGCAAGGCAGTGCTCGCGCGGGCGCTCGGAGATGGATGA